Proteins found in one Abyssibius alkaniclasticus genomic segment:
- a CDS encoding ABC transporter ATP-binding protein: MPLIQMKDSLLDVQDLSVRFKLPAGEMTAVDRVSFTLGAGEVLGIVGESGSGKSQILYALMGLLASNGHATGQALFAGDDLLAMKPAALDRVRGATMSMIFQDPMTSLNPYQRVGDQLAEGLMVHGGLGRKAALAEAVQMLARVRIPDAARRARHYPHEFSGGMRQRVMIAMALLAKPRLLLTDEPTTALDVTVQAQVIDLMAELARESGTSMIFVTHDLGVVARICDRVAVLYGGRIMEEAPVTTLFATPRHPYSAGLLHTTPRMATKLTPRLETIPGTPRSGGAMLPGCPFAPRCMVRVAACETTQPPLAAIAPGHHAACHLIGGNA, translated from the coding sequence ATGCCTTTGATCCAAATGAAAGATAGCCTGCTCGATGTGCAAGACCTGTCGGTGCGCTTCAAACTGCCCGCAGGCGAGATGACTGCGGTTGACCGTGTCTCCTTCACCCTTGGCGCGGGCGAGGTTCTGGGCATTGTCGGTGAAAGCGGCTCTGGCAAAAGCCAGATCCTTTATGCGCTGATGGGGCTGCTGGCCAGCAATGGCCACGCAACCGGGCAGGCGCTGTTTGCCGGTGATGACCTGCTGGCCATGAAGCCCGCCGCGCTTGACCGTGTGCGCGGCGCGACCATGTCGATGATCTTCCAGGACCCGATGACCAGCCTCAACCCCTATCAGCGCGTGGGCGACCAACTGGCCGAGGGGCTGATGGTGCATGGCGGGCTGGGCCGCAAGGCGGCACTGGCCGAAGCCGTGCAGATGCTTGCGCGTGTGCGTATACCCGATGCCGCCCGACGCGCGCGCCATTACCCGCACGAATTTTCGGGCGGGATGCGCCAGCGCGTGATGATCGCAATGGCGCTGCTGGCCAAACCCCGGCTGCTGCTGACCGACGAGCCGACCACCGCGCTTGATGTGACCGTGCAGGCCCAGGTGATCGACCTGATGGCGGAACTGGCGCGCGAAAGCGGCACCTCGATGATTTTCGTCACCCATGACCTTGGGGTTGTGGCGCGGATATGCGACCGCGTGGCCGTGCTTTATGGTGGTCGGATTATGGAGGAAGCCCCCGTCACAACCCTGTTTGCCACCCCCCGCCACCCCTATAGCGCGGGCCTGCTGCACACCACGCCGCGCATGGCCACAAAGCTGACACCGCGGCTGGAAACCATTCCCGGCACGCCGCGTTCCGGCGGGGCCATGCTGCCCGGCTGCCCCTTTGCGCCGCGCTGCATGGTAAGGGTTGCAGCCTGCGAAACCACCCAGCCACCGCTTGCCGCCATCGCCCCCGGCCACCATGCCGCATGTCACCTGATCGGGGGGAACGCATGA
- a CDS encoding ABC transporter permease produces the protein MSDMTSAPPQSTLALQMRRFRQNRLAMAGLVVLGLIVLACFLGPYAFPFTGEDADFTAIALPVDLLSAHPFGTDNFGRDLLVRTLEGGQVSLAIGFVGAFTAGVIGVLYGAVAGYIGGRIDGLMMRMVEILYGFPYVILVILLSLLFGGGNIALFAAIVFTLWLTPAVIVRAQAQALARREFIEAARAGGMRTGQIILTHIVPNTLSVVIVYGSLLVPEVILSESFLSFLGIGIKEPQASWGNLIQAGTSAMSTDLRLLLLPGGLLATVLFCLNFIADGLRDAFDPNER, from the coding sequence ATGTCTGATATGACAAGCGCCCCGCCGCAAAGCACGCTTGCGCTGCAAATGCGCCGCTTTCGCCAGAACAGGCTGGCAATGGCCGGGCTGGTCGTGCTGGGGCTGATCGTGCTGGCCTGCTTCCTTGGCCCCTATGCCTTTCCCTTCACGGGCGAAGATGCCGATTTTACCGCCATCGCCCTGCCGGTGGACCTGCTTTCGGCCCACCCGTTCGGCACCGATAATTTTGGCCGCGATTTGCTGGTGCGCACGCTGGAAGGCGGGCAGGTCTCGCTGGCCATCGGCTTTGTCGGGGCGTTCACGGCGGGGGTGATCGGCGTGCTGTATGGCGCGGTTGCAGGCTATATCGGTGGCCGGATCGACGGGCTGATGATGCGCATGGTCGAAATCCTCTACGGGTTTCCCTATGTGATTCTGGTCATCCTGCTCAGCCTGCTGTTTGGCGGTGGCAATATCGCGCTGTTTGCGGCAATTGTATTTACGCTTTGGCTTACCCCCGCCGTGATCGTGCGCGCCCAGGCCCAGGCCCTGGCCAGGCGCGAGTTCATTGAAGCGGCGCGCGCAGGCGGTATGCGCACCGGGCAGATCATCCTCACCCATATCGTGCCGAACACGCTGTCGGTGGTCATCGTCTATGGCTCGCTTCTGGTGCCCGAGGTGATCTTGTCGGAAAGCTTCCTGTCTTTCCTTGGCATCGGCATCAAGGAACCCCAGGCCAGCTGGGGCAACCTTATCCAGGCCGGCACCTCGGCCATGTCAACCGACTTGCGCCTGTTGCTTCTGCCCGGCGGCTTGCTCGCCACGGTGCTGTTTTGTCTCAACTTTATCGCAGATGGGCTACGGGATGCCTTTGATCCAAATGAAAGATAG
- a CDS encoding ABC transporter permease: MLRFILKRLGHGALTLGVLVTLTFFVIRLAPGGPFSKSRKLSAEVLANIERAYHLDEPLYMQFGRYVWGILRLDFGPSTRFRDYDVGAILASGLPYSLTIGLWAVLLASVVGVSLGIAGALRRNSLTDYSAGIIGVAGIAVPIFVIAPLMQLFFAIRLGWLPVGGWNNGWQSLVLPVIALSLPNIAYISRLTRSAMIETLRENYIRTARAKGIGGRRVVWRHAMIGALMPVIAYIGPATAAIITGSILIETIFALPGIGRHFVDAALNRDYPLVMGITIVYGGFLILFNILTDLLRGWLDPRVRHV; this comes from the coding sequence ATGCTCCGCTTCATTCTCAAACGGCTTGGCCACGGCGCGCTGACGCTGGGTGTGCTTGTCACGCTCACCTTCTTTGTAATCCGGCTTGCCCCCGGCGGCCCGTTCTCAAAATCGCGCAAACTTTCGGCTGAAGTTCTGGCCAATATCGAGCGCGCCTATCATCTGGACGAGCCGCTCTACATGCAGTTCGGCCGCTATGTCTGGGGCATTCTGCGGCTGGATTTCGGCCCCTCCACCCGGTTTCGCGACTACGATGTGGGCGCTATCCTCGCCTCGGGCCTGCCCTATTCGCTGACGATCGGGCTTTGGGCGGTGCTGCTGGCCAGCGTGGTGGGCGTGTCGCTTGGCATTGCCGGGGCGCTGCGGCGCAATTCGCTTACCGATTATTCCGCCGGAATAATCGGCGTGGCGGGCATTGCCGTGCCGATTTTCGTCATCGCCCCGCTGATGCAGCTGTTCTTCGCCATCAGGCTGGGCTGGCTGCCGGTGGGCGGGTGGAACAATGGCTGGCAAAGCCTTGTTCTGCCGGTCATCGCGCTGTCTTTGCCCAATATCGCCTATATCTCGCGGCTGACCCGCAGCGCCATGATCGAAACCCTGCGCGAAAACTATATCCGCACGGCGCGGGCCAAGGGGATTGGCGGGCGCCGCGTGGTCTGGCGGCACGCGATGATTGGCGCGCTCATGCCGGTCATTGCCTATATCGGGCCGGCCACGGCGGCAATCATTACAGGCTCTATCCTCATCGAAACCATTTTCGCGCTGCCCGGCATCGGGCGGCATTTTGTCGATGCGGCGCTGAACCGCGACTACCCTTTGGTGATGGGCATTACCATTGTCTATGGGGGGTTCCTCATCCTGTTCAACATCCTGACCGACCTGTTGCGCGGCTGGCTCGACCCACGGGTGCGCCATGTCTGA
- a CDS encoding peptide ABC transporter substrate-binding protein — protein MKMDIKQHWKGALLSVALAMSSQPALAQDGVLDRGIGSEWSSLDPHVNFDAAAGWIQGDAYEGLVTYSPQGEVLPGQAESWDISEDGTTYTFHLREGLKWSNGDPVTAQQFVDGVLRTLNPETGSEKGYYFYSVVNIPGAAELANGETTDPSVLGITAPDERTVVVQMATPAPHLLDLMGAFVMTPLHGPSFEANGPGVFIDPANVVTNGAYMIAEVVPQSHVLLVKNPNYWDAANVAIEQVKYHVTEDVNTELLRYQAGEIDVTYDIPLAQIAPLSASIPDQVRIAPSTEVIYYTFNLTRDAYQDINLRRALTLAIDREVLENNIVRGGAIPVYAYAGGFDPTYNGPVIAEASMSQAERNALAQELYAAAGYSADNPLTLNIVTTVSEDSTRRAQGIALMWKQVLGVNAVVEPVERKAWLDAFYAGTWDVFADDLVGDFAGAESFLAYMRPSAEAGYNWESPEFEAAMDVAAALPDRPSRNEALAAAERILLDAYLFAPVAIVPSRHLVNPALKGWATSVAGYNNSQWMRFE, from the coding sequence ATGAAAATGGATATCAAGCAACATTGGAAGGGTGCGCTGCTTTCTGTCGCGCTGGCCATGTCAAGCCAGCCCGCGCTGGCACAGGATGGCGTTCTTGACCGTGGCATCGGCTCGGAATGGTCATCGCTCGACCCGCATGTGAACTTTGACGCGGCCGCGGGCTGGATTCAGGGCGACGCCTATGAAGGGCTTGTCACCTATTCGCCCCAGGGCGAAGTATTGCCCGGACAGGCCGAAAGCTGGGATATTTCCGAGGACGGCACCACCTATACCTTCCATTTGCGCGAAGGGCTGAAATGGTCCAACGGCGACCCTGTGACCGCGCAGCAGTTTGTCGATGGTGTCTTGCGCACGCTCAACCCCGAAACCGGTTCGGAAAAAGGCTATTACTTCTATTCCGTCGTGAACATTCCCGGCGCCGCTGAATTGGCCAATGGAGAGACCACCGACCCGTCGGTGCTGGGCATTACCGCCCCTGATGAGCGCACGGTTGTGGTGCAAATGGCCACGCCCGCCCCGCATCTGCTTGACCTGATGGGCGCGTTCGTGATGACCCCGCTGCACGGGCCAAGCTTTGAGGCCAACGGGCCGGGCGTGTTCATCGACCCTGCCAATGTGGTGACAAACGGCGCCTATATGATAGCCGAGGTCGTGCCGCAATCGCATGTGCTGCTGGTGAAAAACCCGAATTACTGGGATGCCGCCAATGTCGCCATCGAGCAGGTGAAATACCATGTCACCGAGGATGTGAACACCGAGTTGCTGCGCTATCAGGCGGGCGAGATCGATGTGACCTATGACATCCCGCTTGCGCAGATCGCGCCGCTAAGCGCATCCATCCCCGATCAGGTGCGCATCGCGCCCTCGACCGAGGTGATCTACTACACGTTCAACCTGACCCGCGACGCCTATCAGGATATCAACCTGCGCCGCGCGCTGACCCTGGCAATAGACCGTGAGGTGCTGGAAAACAACATCGTGCGCGGTGGGGCCATTCCGGTTTACGCCTATGCCGGCGGGTTCGACCCAACCTATAACGGCCCGGTCATTGCCGAAGCCAGCATGTCTCAGGCCGAGCGTAACGCGCTGGCGCAAGAGCTTTATGCCGCCGCTGGTTATAGCGCCGACAACCCACTGACCCTGAACATCGTGACCACCGTATCCGAGGATTCCACCCGCCGCGCACAGGGCATTGCGCTGATGTGGAAACAGGTTCTGGGTGTGAATGCCGTGGTGGAACCGGTCGAGCGCAAGGCATGGCTCGATGCTTTCTATGCCGGCACATGGGATGTGTTCGCCGATGATCTGGTGGGCGATTTCGCCGGTGCGGAAAGCTTCCTGGCCTATATGCGCCCCTCGGCCGAGGCGGGCTATAACTGGGAAAGCCCGGAATTCGAGGCTGCGATGGATGTCGCCGCCGCCCTGCCCGACCGCCCCTCGCGCAACGAGGCGCTTGCCGCTGCCGAACGGATTTTGCTTGACGCCTATCTGTTCGCGCCGGTGGCCATCGTGCCCTCGCGCCATCTGGTCAACCCTGCGCTCAAAGGGTGGGCAACCAGCGTTGCGGGCTATAACAACAGCCAGTGGATGCGGTTCGAATAA
- a CDS encoding succinylglutamate desuccinylase/aspartoacylase family protein gives MTVQTIDLAGEAPGSTRRLVRHSWGAAGARPKVYLQAALHADEMPGVIALQHLMDLLDVAEAEGRITGEICVVPLANPIGFGQWISHKPMGRQELESMQNFNRHYPDLATLVADALETKLTESAAENLTIIRAEMAAAIAALPVKSDLDALRKTLLGWSHDADYVLDCHCDHMAVMHLYASPLRPADTSLLCRATGARLALIQEVSGGNAFDEAHTVPWAVLKRRYAGRFPIPDGCFSTTLEFRGQLDVDDATGAQDGANLLAFLGAIGAVAGCAAPAHDDAPHYPLGGTDEAFAPQGGVVTWQKRPGDWLQKGETVAHVTDPMTRLRLPVTAPNSGLLFRIELWRHCLRGQSLFNLAGPDVLRSGDLLSD, from the coding sequence ATGACAGTCCAGACAATCGACCTTGCCGGTGAAGCCCCCGGTTCAACCCGCAGGCTGGTGCGCCATTCCTGGGGCGCGGCGGGCGCGCGGCCGAAAGTGTATTTGCAGGCCGCGCTGCACGCCGATGAAATGCCCGGCGTGATTGCGTTGCAACACCTGATGGACCTGCTGGATGTGGCCGAGGCCGAAGGGCGGATCACGGGCGAAATTTGCGTCGTGCCGCTGGCCAACCCCATCGGCTTTGGCCAATGGATCAGCCATAAGCCGATGGGCCGGCAAGAGCTTGAATCCATGCAGAATTTCAACCGGCACTACCCCGACCTTGCCACGCTGGTCGCCGATGCGCTGGAGACGAAACTGACCGAGAGCGCCGCCGAAAACCTTACGATCATCCGCGCGGAAATGGCGGCGGCAATCGCGGCACTGCCCGTTAAATCTGACCTTGATGCATTGCGCAAAACCCTGCTGGGGTGGAGCCATGATGCCGATTATGTGCTGGATTGCCATTGCGACCATATGGCGGTGATGCATCTTTACGCCTCGCCGCTGCGCCCGGCCGATACCAGCCTGCTGTGCCGTGCCACCGGCGCAAGACTGGCGCTGATCCAGGAGGTTTCGGGCGGCAATGCCTTTGACGAGGCGCATACCGTGCCCTGGGCGGTGCTGAAGCGCCGCTATGCCGGCCGCTTCCCCATTCCCGATGGCTGCTTTTCCACCACGCTGGAGTTTCGCGGCCAGCTGGATGTGGATGACGCGACCGGCGCGCAGGACGGCGCCAACCTGCTGGCGTTTCTGGGGGCGATTGGTGCGGTCGCGGGCTGCGCGGCGCCTGCCCATGACGATGCGCCCCATTACCCGCTTGGCGGCACGGACGAGGCCTTTGCCCCGCAGGGCGGCGTGGTGACTTGGCAAAAACGGCCCGGCGACTGGCTGCAAAAGGGCGAGACCGTGGCCCATGTCACCGACCCGATGACACGTTTGCGCCTGCCTGTGACTGCGCCCAATAGCGGCCTGTTGTTTCGCATTGAACTCTGGCGCCACTGTCTGCGCGGCCAGAGCCTGTTCAACCTGGCCGGCCCCGATGTGCTGCGCAGCGGCGATTTGCTTTCAGACTGA
- a CDS encoding calcium/sodium antiporter, giving the protein MIIAFSLVGLGLLLLVLGGEALVRGAVTLAARAGVSPLLVGLVIVGFGTSAPELVASVEAALAGAPAIAWGNIIGSNIANSLLILGAAVMITPLVLERATALRDPLIAFVAALAFAAVVLAGHGHWLVGLAGLLAIGAYVLAAYFKGKADHVPVDIPETGQAHWAVALLGVLVGLGLLIGGGKMLVMGAVDLAELAGMSQTVIGLTVVAIGTSAPELATALVAARHRQMQVVFGNIIGSNIYNLLAIGGTTMIIAPAPLSPDLLLRDIPVMLAAMLVVLLVALFSGRLGKLAGLGLLASYAIYIAVLAIS; this is encoded by the coding sequence ATGATCATTGCATTTTCACTCGTCGGGCTTGGCCTTTTGCTTTTGGTTCTGGGGGGCGAAGCGCTGGTGCGCGGGGCAGTCACTTTGGCCGCCCGGGCCGGGGTTTCGCCCTTGCTCGTCGGGCTGGTGATTGTCGGGTTCGGCACGTCGGCGCCCGAGCTTGTGGCCAGCGTCGAGGCCGCATTGGCCGGGGCGCCCGCCATTGCCTGGGGCAATATCATCGGCTCCAACATTGCCAATTCGCTGCTGATTCTGGGCGCGGCCGTGATGATCACACCGCTTGTGCTGGAGCGGGCAACCGCGCTGCGCGACCCGCTCATAGCCTTTGTTGCCGCGCTGGCTTTTGCGGCTGTCGTGCTGGCCGGGCATGGGCATTGGCTGGTGGGGCTGGCCGGGCTTCTGGCCATTGGCGCCTATGTTCTGGCGGCCTATTTCAAGGGCAAGGCCGATCATGTGCCGGTGGATATTCCTGAAACAGGCCAGGCGCATTGGGCCGTTGCACTGCTGGGTGTGCTGGTCGGGCTGGGCCTGCTGATCGGCGGTGGCAAGATGCTGGTCATGGGCGCGGTGGATCTGGCCGAGCTGGCGGGCATGTCGCAAACCGTGATCGGGCTGACCGTGGTGGCCATCGGCACATCGGCGCCGGAACTGGCCACGGCTTTGGTGGCCGCGCGGCATCGGCAAATGCAGGTGGTGTTCGGCAATATCATCGGCTCCAACATCTATAACCTGCTGGCGATTGGCGGCACGACCATGATCATCGCCCCGGCACCCCTGTCGCCCGACCTGCTGTTGCGCGACATTCCCGTGATGCTGGCCGCCATGCTGGTGGTGCTGCTTGTGGCGCTGTTCAGCGGGCGGCTGGGCAAACTTGCCGGGCTGGGCCTGCTGGCCAGCTATGCAATTTATATCGCGGTTCTGGCAATTAGCTGA
- a CDS encoding class II aldolase and adducin N-terminal domain-containing protein produces MTATPPHATPNIAHWDERVELAAAFRWTARLNMHEAVANHFSLAVNAEGTQFLMNPNQMHFARIRASDMLLLDANDPAIMARPDAPDPTAWGLHGGVHRLVPHARCVMHLHSIFATVLASLADSTLPPIDQNCCTFFNRTVVDEGYGGLAFEDEGARCAAQLSDPKKRVMIMGNHGVLVLGSSVADTFNRLYYFERAAETYIRALQTGRPLRVLSDAVAEKTAAELDNYPEQADRHLAELRAILDAEGSDYAH; encoded by the coding sequence ATGACCGCGACGCCGCCGCACGCCACCCCGAACATTGCCCATTGGGACGAACGCGTTGAGCTTGCCGCCGCCTTTCGCTGGACCGCGCGGCTGAACATGCACGAGGCGGTGGCCAACCATTTCTCGCTGGCCGTGAACGCGGAAGGCACACAATTCCTGATGAACCCCAACCAGATGCATTTTGCCCGCATCCGCGCATCCGACATGCTGCTGCTCGACGCCAATGATCCGGCAATTATGGCGCGCCCCGATGCCCCCGACCCCACGGCCTGGGGGCTGCATGGCGGGGTGCATCGGCTGGTGCCACATGCGCGTTGCGTGATGCATTTGCATTCGATCTTTGCCACCGTGCTGGCCAGCCTTGCCGACAGCACCCTGCCGCCGATCGACCAGAATTGCTGCACCTTCTTCAACCGCACCGTGGTTGACGAGGGCTATGGCGGGCTGGCCTTCGAGGATGAGGGCGCGCGCTGTGCAGCCCAACTGAGCGACCCGAAGAAACGTGTGATGATCATGGGCAATCACGGCGTGCTGGTGCTGGGCAGTTCCGTGGCCGATACGTTCAACCGGCTCTATTATTTCGAGCGCGCCGCAGAAACCTATATCCGCGCCCTGCAAACCGGCCGGCCCTTGCGGGTGCTGTCTGACGCGGTGGCCGAAAAAACCGCCGCCGAGCTGGACAACTACCCCGAGCAGGCCGACCGCCATTTGGCCGAGCTGAGGGCGATACTGGATGCCGAAGGGTCTGATTACGCCCATTAG
- a CDS encoding DeoR/GlpR family DNA-binding transcription regulator, protein MAQNFRHAEILQLARAEGRVLVEDLAARFGVSLQTARRDLASLCESGALARVYGGAMLPSGVANIGYEQRRQMGAASKARIAAACARDIPDGASVFLNIGTTTEAVARALLGHKNLLVVTNNINVANILGPSGAAEIVVAGGSLRPSDGGLVGDATAEFIRQFKLDYAVIGASALDADGDLLDYDFREVRVTQAILASARLRFLVADAGKFARKAPVRICNVTALDMLITDAALPVPLARLCATGQTRVALV, encoded by the coding sequence ATGGCCCAGAATTTCAGACATGCCGAGATCTTGCAGCTTGCCCGTGCCGAGGGGCGCGTGCTGGTCGAAGATCTGGCCGCGCGCTTCGGGGTCAGCCTGCAAACCGCGCGGCGCGATCTGGCCAGCCTGTGCGAAAGCGGGGCGCTGGCGCGGGTCTATGGCGGGGCGATGCTGCCAAGTGGCGTGGCCAATATCGGCTATGAGCAGCGGCGCCAGATGGGGGCGGCGTCCAAGGCGCGGATTGCAGCGGCCTGTGCGCGCGACATCCCCGATGGCGCGTCGGTGTTCCTGAATATCGGCACAACAACCGAGGCGGTGGCGCGCGCGCTGCTGGGCCATAAAAACCTGCTGGTGGTGACCAACAACATCAACGTGGCCAATATTCTGGGGCCAAGCGGGGCGGCAGAAATTGTAGTGGCGGGCGGCAGCTTGCGCCCCTCCGATGGCGGGCTTGTGGGCGATGCCACGGCCGAGTTCATCCGCCAGTTCAAGCTTGATTATGCGGTGATTGGTGCATCCGCGCTCGATGCGGATGGCGATCTGCTGGACTATGATTTTCGCGAAGTGCGGGTAACGCAGGCGATATTGGCCTCGGCCCGGCTGCGCTTTCTGGTGGCCGATGCGGGCAAGTTTGCGCGCAAGGCTCCGGTGCGCATTTGCAATGTCACGGCGCTTGATATGCTGATCACCGATGCCGCCCTGCCCGTGCCTTTGGCGCGGCTTTGCGCAACCGGGCAAACGCGCGTGGCGCTGGTTTGA
- the glpD gene encoding glycerol-3-phosphate dehydrogenase, giving the protein MSNAQNPTDLFIIGGGINGCGIARDAAGRGLSVTLAEMGDLASATSSASTKLFHGGLRYLEYYEFRLVREALRERETLLTAMPHISWPLRFILPHQKGMRPRWLLRLGLFMYDHLGGRKILPATRRINLRKDAAGQALQSRFTTGFEYSDCWVQDSRLVVLNARDAQARGAHVLTRTKVTSARREANLWRIETDRNGNTQTHYARALVNAAGPWVRDVIDDALNLPSTEGIRLVRGSHIITRRLFDDDRPFILQSPDNRVVFAIPYEQDFTLIGTTDVDHDGAPGAAICTDDEAEYLCKLASDYLAKPITLADVVWRYSGVRPLYDDGASSATAATRDYVLSLNADGPAVLHIFGGKITTYRRLAESALAKLGPHLPAHAGKWTARAPMPGGDFPVADVARLQARLMKDYPFLGKKWATRLFRAYGLEAWEVLGGAKSAADLGPHYGATLTAAEVAWLRSCEFAQTSEDILWRRTRLGLQFTPEMTAKLTADMEAGP; this is encoded by the coding sequence ATGTCCAACGCGCAAAATCCAACCGATCTGTTCATCATCGGCGGTGGCATCAACGGCTGCGGAATCGCGCGCGATGCGGCGGGGCGCGGGCTGTCGGTAACGCTGGCCGAAATGGGCGATCTCGCCTCGGCCACCTCCTCGGCCTCGACCAAACTTTTCCACGGCGGGCTGCGCTATCTGGAATATTACGAGTTCCGTCTGGTGCGCGAGGCCCTGCGCGAGCGTGAAACCCTGCTCACCGCCATGCCGCATATTTCCTGGCCCCTGCGCTTTATCCTGCCGCATCAAAAAGGGATGCGCCCGCGCTGGCTGCTGCGCCTTGGCCTGTTCATGTATGACCATCTGGGCGGCCGCAAGATTCTGCCCGCCACGCGGCGCATCAACCTGCGCAAAGATGCGGCCGGGCAGGCGCTGCAATCGCGTTTCACCACCGGGTTCGAATATTCCGATTGCTGGGTGCAGGACAGCCGGCTTGTGGTGCTGAATGCACGCGACGCGCAAGCCAGGGGCGCGCATGTTCTGACCCGCACCAAGGTCACATCCGCCCGGCGCGAAGCAAATCTGTGGCGCATTGAAACCGACCGGAACGGCAACACCCAAACCCATTACGCCCGCGCGCTGGTCAACGCCGCCGGCCCCTGGGTGCGCGATGTTATCGACGATGCGCTGAACCTGCCGTCAACCGAAGGCATCCGCCTTGTGCGCGGCAGCCATATCATCACCCGCCGCCTGTTTGACGATGACCGCCCCTTCATTCTGCAAAGCCCCGACAATCGCGTGGTTTTCGCCATTCCCTATGAGCAGGATTTCACGCTGATCGGCACCACCGATGTCGACCATGACGGCGCCCCCGGTGCCGCCATCTGCACCGATGACGAGGCGGAATATCTGTGCAAGCTGGCCTCGGACTATCTTGCCAAGCCCATCACGCTGGCCGATGTGGTCTGGCGCTATTCCGGTGTGCGCCCGCTCTATGATGACGGGGCCAGTTCCGCCACCGCAGCCACGCGCGATTATGTGCTGTCGCTCAATGCCGATGGCCCCGCCGTGCTGCATATTTTCGGCGGCAAGATCACCACCTATCGGCGGCTGGCGGAATCGGCGCTTGCCAAACTCGGCCCGCATCTGCCCGCCCATGCCGGAAAATGGACTGCCCGCGCCCCCATGCCGGGCGGCGATTTTCCGGTGGCCGATGTGGCCCGATTGCAGGCCAGGCTGATGAAGGATTATCCGTTTCTGGGTAAAAAATGGGCCACGCGCCTGTTTCGCGCCTATGGGCTGGAGGCGTGGGAGGTTTTGGGCGGTGCAAAATCTGCCGCCGATCTTGGCCCGCATTACGGGGCCACGCTTACCGCCGCCGAGGTGGCGTGGCTGCGCAGCTGTGAATTTGCCCAAACCAGCGAAGATATTCTGTGGCGCCGCACCCGTTTGGGGCTACAGTTTACCCCTGAAATGACCGCGAAACTCACCGCTGATATGGAGGCCGGACCATGA